From one Rhodamnia argentea isolate NSW1041297 chromosome 1, ASM2092103v1, whole genome shotgun sequence genomic stretch:
- the LOC115756706 gene encoding sugar transporter ERD6-like 7 isoform X2 has protein sequence MAINEDIENHETREREGAREPLLVLREKDRAGEDEGADQGRPWMVYFSTFVAVCGSYEFGACAGYSSPTQEAIVEELSLSTAEYSVFGSILTFGAMIGAITGGPIADFIGRKGVMRMASAFCVAGWLAIYFAEGALALDIGRLATGYGMGVFSYVVPIFIAEITPKDLRGALTAVNQLMICAAVSVSFIIGTVLAWRVLALIGLIPCAVLLFGLFFIPESPRWLVKRGREKEFEAALQKLRGKDVDISEEAAEIQDYIETLQRLPKASMLDLFQRRYLSSVIIGVGLMVVQQFGGINGICFYTSYIFEEAGFSSSVGTISYAILQVIVTAIGAALVDRAGRKPLLLISGTGLVLGCILTALSFYLKVHDLAADAVPILAVTGILLYIAAFSVGMGAVPWVVMSEIFPINIKGAAGGFATLVNWFGAWAVSYTFNYLMSWSSYGTFLLYAAINAAGMVFVIMVVPETKGRSLEQIQAAINTER, from the exons ATGGCGATCAACGAGGACATCGAGAATCACGAAACCAGGGAGAGAGAAGGAGCGCGGGAGCCACTCCTTGTGCTGCGAGAGAAGGACCGAGCTGGGGAAGATGAAGGAGCCGATCAGGGTCGCCCGTGGATGGTCTACTTCAGCACATTCGTTGCGGTTTGCGGTTCCTATGAGTTTGGGGCCTGC GCAGGTTATTCATCACCAACTCAGGAAGCTATAGTGGAGGAACTTAGTCTCTCTACAGCTGAG TATTCAGTCTTCGGATCCATACTGACATTCGGTGCAATGATTGGCGCGATTACCGGAGGACCAATTGCTGATTTTATCGGCCGTAAAGGG GTGATGAGAATGGCGAGCGCTTTTTGTGTAGCAGGATGGCTTGCTATTTACTTTGCTGAG GGAGCACTTGCTCTGGATATCGGAAGGTTGGCCACAGGATATGGAATGGGAGTCTTTTCCTATGTG GTACCGATATTTATAGCTGAAATTACGCCGAAAGATCTCCGTGGAGCTTTGACTGCTGTTAATCAG CTTATGATCTGTGCCGCAGTGTCCGTTTCCTTCATAATTGGGACAGTATTAGCTTGGAGGGTTTTGGCATTAATTG GTCTAATCCCATGTGCAGTCCTACTGTTCGGCCTGTTTTTCATTCCAGAGTCTCCTAGATGGCTGGTA AAAAGGGGCCGCGAAAAGGAGTTTGAAGCTGCGCTGCAGAAACTCCGTGGAAAGGATGTGGATATTTCTGAAGAGGCCGCTGAAATACAA GACTATATCGAAACTCTTCAACGGCTCCCGAAAGCCAGCATGCTGGATTTGTTTCAGAGAAGATATCTGAGCTCCGTCATC ATTGGTGTTGGATTGATGGTCGTCCAGCAGTTCGGAGGGATAAATGGCATCTGTTTCTATACAAGTTATATTTTCGAGGAAGCAG GTTTCTCCTCCAGTGTTGGAACAATAAGTTACGCGATCCTCCAG GTTATTGTCACGGCTATTGGCGCTGCACTGGTCGATAGAGCCGGAAGAAAGCCCCTTCTCTTG ATCTCGGGGACAGGATTGGTTCTGGGATGCATACTAACTGCCCTTTCATTTTATCTAAAG GTTCATGACCTGGCAGCTGATGCTGTCCCGATACTCGCCGTCACTGGCATTCTG CTGTACATAGCAGCATTTTCGGTCGGAATGGGGGCGGTTCCTTGGGTCGTGATGTCTGAG ATATTCCCCATTAACATCAAAGGAGCTGCTGGAGGTTTCGCGACACTGGTGAACTGGTTCGGTGCTTGGGCAGTTTCCTACACTTTCAACTACTTAATGAGCTGGAGCTCCTACG GTACCTTCCTTCTTTATGCGGCGATCAACGCTGCGGGGATGGTGTTCGTGATCATGGTGGTCCCCGAAACGAAAGGGAGGAGCCTTGAGCAGATTCAAGCAGCCATCAACACAGAACGATAA
- the LOC115756706 gene encoding sugar transporter ERD6-like 7 isoform X1, whose translation MAINEDIENHETREREGAREPLLVLREKDRAGEDEGADQGRPWMVYFSTFVAVCGSYEFGACAGYSSPTQEAIVEELSLSTAEYSVFGSILTFGAMIGAITGGPIADFIGRKGVMRMASAFCVAGWLAIYFAEGALALDIGRLATGYGMGVFSYVVPIFIAEITPKDLRGALTAVNQLMICAAVSVSFIIGTVLAWRVLALIGLIPCAVLLFGLFFIPESPRWLLKRGREKEFEAALQKLRGKDVDISEEAAEIQDYIETLQRLPKASMLDLFQRRYLSSVIIGVGLMVVQQFGGINGICFYTSYIFEEAGFSSSVGTISYAILQVIVTAIGAALVDRAGRKPLLLISGTGLVLGCILTALSFYLKVHDLAADAVPILAVTGILLYIAAFSVGMGAVPWVVMSEIFPINIKGAAGGFATLVNWFGAWAVSYTFNYLMSWSSYGTFLLYAAINAAGMVFVIMVVPETKGRSLEQIQAAINTER comes from the exons ATGGCGATCAACGAGGACATCGAGAATCACGAAACCAGGGAGAGAGAAGGAGCGCGGGAGCCACTCCTTGTGCTGCGAGAGAAGGACCGAGCTGGGGAAGATGAAGGAGCCGATCAGGGTCGCCCGTGGATGGTCTACTTCAGCACATTCGTTGCGGTTTGCGGTTCCTATGAGTTTGGGGCCTGC GCAGGTTATTCATCACCAACTCAGGAAGCTATAGTGGAGGAACTTAGTCTCTCTACAGCTGAG TATTCAGTCTTCGGATCCATACTGACATTCGGTGCAATGATTGGCGCGATTACCGGAGGACCAATTGCTGATTTTATCGGCCGTAAAGGG GTGATGAGAATGGCGAGCGCTTTTTGTGTAGCAGGATGGCTTGCTATTTACTTTGCTGAG GGAGCACTTGCTCTGGATATCGGAAGGTTGGCCACAGGATATGGAATGGGAGTCTTTTCCTATGTG GTACCGATATTTATAGCTGAAATTACGCCGAAAGATCTCCGTGGAGCTTTGACTGCTGTTAATCAG CTTATGATCTGTGCCGCAGTGTCCGTTTCCTTCATAATTGGGACAGTATTAGCTTGGAGGGTTTTGGCATTAATTG GTCTAATCCCATGTGCAGTCCTACTGTTCGGCCTGTTTTTCATTCCAGAGTCTCCTAGATGGCTG TTGAAAAGGGGCCGCGAAAAGGAGTTTGAAGCTGCGCTGCAGAAACTCCGTGGAAAGGATGTGGATATTTCTGAAGAGGCCGCTGAAATACAA GACTATATCGAAACTCTTCAACGGCTCCCGAAAGCCAGCATGCTGGATTTGTTTCAGAGAAGATATCTGAGCTCCGTCATC ATTGGTGTTGGATTGATGGTCGTCCAGCAGTTCGGAGGGATAAATGGCATCTGTTTCTATACAAGTTATATTTTCGAGGAAGCAG GTTTCTCCTCCAGTGTTGGAACAATAAGTTACGCGATCCTCCAG GTTATTGTCACGGCTATTGGCGCTGCACTGGTCGATAGAGCCGGAAGAAAGCCCCTTCTCTTG ATCTCGGGGACAGGATTGGTTCTGGGATGCATACTAACTGCCCTTTCATTTTATCTAAAG GTTCATGACCTGGCAGCTGATGCTGTCCCGATACTCGCCGTCACTGGCATTCTG CTGTACATAGCAGCATTTTCGGTCGGAATGGGGGCGGTTCCTTGGGTCGTGATGTCTGAG ATATTCCCCATTAACATCAAAGGAGCTGCTGGAGGTTTCGCGACACTGGTGAACTGGTTCGGTGCTTGGGCAGTTTCCTACACTTTCAACTACTTAATGAGCTGGAGCTCCTACG GTACCTTCCTTCTTTATGCGGCGATCAACGCTGCGGGGATGGTGTTCGTGATCATGGTGGTCCCCGAAACGAAAGGGAGGAGCCTTGAGCAGATTCAAGCAGCCATCAACACAGAACGATAA